A genome region from Candidatus Bathyarchaeota archaeon includes the following:
- a CDS encoding nucleotidyltransferase domain-containing protein produces MTKKKRLTRDIIIQTLVDALELLDYTHAFWEGGAAAFDRIDEWSDIDLYLVVDNKKVNETFFTVEKALKSLSSITQKYEVSHPPSSGLFQAFYKLDDASKYLIIDLAVLKLSSPDKFLEPEIHGNVVFYFNKSNKVKPPSLNKNVLAKKLQKRLKRLQARFDMFSNFVQKEINRGNQIEAIDLYHGLTLATLVEALRVKYNPVHHSFKTRYIHYELPSETIKRLEHLYFVRDEKDLQEKYHKAIRWFHEIMSEIDQKEIERRIRTSKGLAST; encoded by the coding sequence ATGACGAAGAAAAAAAGGCTGACCCGTGACATCATAATTCAAACCCTTGTCGATGCCCTAGAACTACTCGATTATACCCACGCTTTTTGGGAAGGAGGTGCCGCAGCATTCGACCGGATCGATGAATGGTCTGATATTGATCTCTATCTGGTCGTGGACAACAAGAAAGTGAATGAGACGTTCTTCACAGTCGAAAAAGCCTTGAAATCGTTGTCCTCTATCACGCAGAAGTATGAGGTGTCACATCCACCGTCGTCAGGTCTCTTTCAGGCCTTCTACAAATTGGATGACGCAAGCAAGTATCTTATAATCGACCTTGCTGTCTTGAAGCTCAGCAGTCCGGACAAGTTCCTAGAACCTGAGATCCATGGTAATGTTGTGTTCTACTTCAACAAATCCAATAAGGTCAAGCCTCCTTCATTGAACAAGAACGTGCTCGCCAAGAAATTGCAGAAAAGGTTGAAAAGATTGCAAGCAAGATTCGATATGTTCAGCAATTTCGTACAGAAGGAGATCAACAGAGGCAATCAAATCGAAGCCATCGATCTCTATCATGGTCTGACTCTCGCAACATTGGTTGAAGCGTTACGCGTTAAGTATAACCCTGTTCATCATAGCTTCAAGACGCGCTACATACATTATGAACTTCCATCCGAGACGATTAAGAGACTCGAGCATCTCTACTTCGTCAGAGATGAGAAGGATCTGCAAGAGAAATATCATAAAGCAATTAGGTGGTTCCACGAGATAATGTCAGAGATCGATCAAAAGGAGATAGAAAGGCGGATAAGAACGTCAAAAGGTCTCGCGAGTACGTAA
- a CDS encoding Lrp/AsnC family transcriptional regulator — protein MVKLFKEGYCTPQIARIAKTINEPSATIHYNIKKLENEGTIKTYRAVFDYKKIDEGFCVYILVALSPSEYLTPERIARNLTKHEEVESVDLVAGDWELIVKVRTKGQDEYYNFLRDVISKEKGLQKTKSMISLKSLKTEFVLV, from the coding sequence TTGGTTAAACTGTTTAAAGAAGGCTATTGTACTCCACAAATTGCGAGAATAGCTAAAACAATTAATGAACCTTCCGCAACTATACACTACAACATAAAGAAGCTAGAAAATGAAGGGACGATAAAAACTTACAGAGCCGTTTTTGATTACAAGAAAATCGATGAAGGGTTTTGTGTATATATTCTCGTCGCTTTGTCACCTAGTGAATATCTTACTCCCGAAAGAATTGCAAGGAATTTGACTAAACATGAGGAGGTTGAGAGTGTAGATCTTGTCGCTGGAGATTGGGAGTTAATTGTAAAAGTTCGAACAAAAGGTCAAGATGAGTACTATAATTTCTTAAGAGACGTGATATCCAAAGAAAAAGGTCTTCAAAAAACCAAGTCCATGATTTCATTGAAGTCGCTTAAAACTGAATTTGTCTTAGTTTAA